GAGATTTACGATGCCCTTTCGGAACCACGATTCGTTGAAGACATCTCCGAAGCTCTTGGAAAATCCATCACTGAGATCCTGGTGACCTTAACGGTGCTGGAACTGAAGGGTATTGTCCTCAGACGCGACGATGGAACGTACCAGAGGGTGGTTTGAAGTAAAAATGCCCCCGAAAGGGGGCATTTTTTTGAAAAATCACATACAGCTTGAATCGATGATAAGTTTTCCTTTGAGCTGATTCCGTAGCTCCTGTACCCGAAGAGACACAGTAACCAGCCTCGGAATGAGCTCAACAAAGTACCGCGGGTTGTTGTTTTCTCTTAGCCAGTCGTTTGGATCCCATTCGATCATAGTCTCAGGATCGATCTTGTATCTATAGTACTCGGCCACCCATCTGAACGGATGCTTACCGTTTACCTTGTAGTTGAAAGCTTCTTTCGGAATTCCGGAGATTAAGATGTTTTCGTTTATTTGGAACGTTCCGTTCTCTTCATCATACTTCATTTCTGTTACATAATACGTCTTTTCATCATCGGGATCAGATTTTATTTCAATATTGACAGGATAAGGATCGATTGTTTCATAATTCAGTAGCAGGTCGGCAATGGCTTTTCCAACTTCTTTGAATAGCTCAAAAAGATCTCGACCTTTTACAAAGGGAATGTGAGCAATATCTTTTCTCAGCTCGTTAAAATACTTTGATACGTAGTCCGGAGAATTAAGGATTCCGAACGTGTAGTAGAAAACATCTTCTTCAGTTAATTCTTTACCGTATAATTGTTTAAAACTCGACATTTCCTTCTGAGAGATGTTAATTTTCCTCGCATTAAAATCAAAAAGATTATCTCGATTTTTCTCAAACCCAGACCTAACCCAAAGTGGGAACCCCCTACCGTTAAAAATCATTTGATAATCGAAGAGTGTGTCAACAATGAAGACATCAAAAACAGGCCCTTTTCCACTCGTTATCAAAACTACGTTCTTTTCGGTAGGGCTGTGAAATATCTTGGGAAGCTGATATACACTGTTGTTGAATACGTTGCTGAAATAGCAAAACATCTTAACAAAAGGTCTGTAAACTCCAACATACACTGTTCCAGCAGTTTCGAAATCATAAGTTTTTCCACTGAAGAGCCTGGTTTTTAACGTTCCATCCCATTTTATTTTCGCGGCATCGTTTTCTAAAAAAACGTTCATGTTATCGTAGTTCACTTGTTTTTCTGCGACTAGGAAGACATGCCTGTTAAACTCTTCTATCATGCGCCTCATGTTCTTTTCTAATTTTATTCTGCTGAAATTATACACCCACGGATCGCGATTACTTTTGAGCCCGCCTGAATAAACTTCAAATATTCCCCGTGAAGTGTTCTGATCATCTTTTGAGGCAAGTGGGATGAATTTATAGAACTCCAATCTCCTCTGGTTGATCCAATCTCCAAATTCGTTGGGTACTATTTCTATCAGTTTATCGACCAAATTACCAATATGTTCCAGTTTTCTCAACTTTTCCAATTTCTCCTCTCTTGATAGATAATCACCTATGTCGTAATAATATATTTTGGCTTTCTCACCTCGGTTTTTCTGATCCTTGACAAAAAATACAATACAAACACCCGCTCTCGAACCTTGGCCGAAAATTTTTCCTCCCTCTCTCTTCCAAGCTTCACCCTTTAATCTTGCGTTTCCTCTTAGGTTAATAACATAAATTTCCGATAGCTCTTCCTCCAACCCTTTTCTCAAACCATCCATTGCGTTTCCATCAATCCAGCCGTTGTTCGTAACAAATCCAACTACTCCCCTCTCTCCAATCCTATCTAACGCCATCCGCATGGCCAAGATATAGCTATCATAAAGTGCGTTTCTTAATTGTGCTTTGGATTTTTTCGAGTATTTCTCCCTTATTATGCGTTTCAGGTTTTTGTAGTCTGGTCGTTTGATATTTCTATGTTCTGTCTCTTGCAAGGCAAACCACGGTGGATTTGAGATTATCACGTTGATTTTCGCATTTTTCTCAGCGTTCACTAACATGCTGTATTCTTCTGGAAATAAGCCACCAGTCGGATAACTCTTCTCCTCGTAAATTTTCTCCATCATCTCGAAGGAGTCAACCAGTAAAATGTTTTTAAAGTGAACATACTCTTTAGTTTTGTCAAAGTAGCTACTTTCGATGTTGGCCTTACTAACATAGTACGGAAGCAGCAATATTTCATTTGCCCAGATTTCTGATCGGGCTACTTTTTCTTTTACCGCTTCAGGTGGTAGGTAACTGAATAATCTTGTTATAAACGTTCCCGTTCCGGCAAACGGCTCGAGAATGACAACACCATCGTCTGCCAAGCTCTTGCCAAACTTGGTTTTCAATAGGTAGTCAACGCTCTTTATTATAAAGTCGACAACTTCCACGGGTGTATAGACGATTCCCAGTTGTTCTGCTACTTTGTTGAAAGCGATTCTGAAGAAACTGTCGTATAAGGTCCTTAAGAACTCCTGTCGCTCAGATTCTTTATCTATTCCCTTGGATCTGATTTCCACCGATGTGTAGAATTGCGCAAGCTCCTTAGTTTCCCTTTCTAAGTAAGCCTTGAGGTACTCCGTTATTTTACTCAGGGCCTTCGCTACGGGATTATCCTTCAGGAAGTCGTACTCGCTGAAGAGCGCCTCAAAGATCGGAACTGTTAAAATATGCTGTACAACCATGCTTACTGTATCTTCGTATGATACCTTATCGTTGACA
This region of Fervidobacterium thailandense genomic DNA includes:
- a CDS encoding type ISP restriction/modification enzyme, encoding MSALTGERLHDKKLELLKRFNSYTPQEKGRLFEKLTYKYLKEINPYYSSTFVNIWRWSDYPNRGRRTDFGVDIVAEDKYGKRWAIQCKLHKEKLNKGDLESFFAALGTDEFQAGMIVTSSEISEGLEKFIGSFEKQIITITLDEILEDLDIETLDLEDETTYKKTEKKRLRKYQIEAIESAKEYFKRYNRGKLIMPPGSGKTFVALKLTEEIVGKGGLVLFLCPSIALLDQTMREWEKEADLPIRAFAVVSDKTVGRTSADTLDRLTSLHYPPTTSADELLNYLQKTSSDELTVIFSTYQSIEVVSEAQKKGLKDFDLIICDEAHRTTGITKVENGEKKISYFQMVHSDEYVKGLKRLYMTATPRVFDISSREIAEEFELEYYSMDDPEVYGETIYEYTFRKAVDEGYLSDYKVIVFSVDRREAVRHFYDYLREDNTDDSAERLSEDLTFKLFGVWKVIQEGVLNTDDEREDLRISKAILFTSNIKTSRMIAEQFKEITEQYLKQNPGEFMIRNVHINHIDGEMRATERRKLLNWLAEGTPENVHVLTNAKVLTEGIDVPSLDAVIFTQPKQSVVEIIQAIGRVMRKASGKRYGYIIIPVLIDPEKSESEQIEKTDYKTIWQIVNALRAIDETFDAKFRIVIKEASKVIESKTPKVETDERDEIVVFNIPSDLKRAILGRMAKSLGLTKKYLEDWGKEVAKVAERISRYIEEGLKIDPTLKNMLDELWMILKEFVNDKVSYEDTVSMVVQHILTVPIFEALFSEYDFLKDNPVAKALSKITEYLKAYLERETKELAQFYTSVEIRSKGIDKESERQEFLRTLYDSFFRIAFNKVAEQLGIVYTPVEVVDFIIKSVDYLLKTKFGKSLADDGVVILEPFAGTGTFITRLFSYLPPEAVKEKVARSEIWANEILLLPYYVSKANIESSYFDKTKEYVHFKNILLVDSFEMMEKIYEEKSYPTGGLFPEEYSMLVNAEKNAKINVIISNPPWFALQETEHRNIKRPDYKNLKRIIREKYSKKSKAQLRNALYDSYILAMRMALDRIGERGVVGFVTNNGWIDGNAMDGLRKGLEEELSEIYVINLRGNARLKGEAWKREGGKIFGQGSRAGVCIVFFVKDQKNRGEKAKIYYYDIGDYLSREEKLEKLRKLEHIGNLVDKLIEIVPNEFGDWINQRRLEFYKFIPLASKDDQNTSRGIFEVYSGGLKSNRDPWVYNFSRIKLEKNMRRMIEEFNRHVFLVAEKQVNYDNMNVFLENDAAKIKWDGTLKTRLFSGKTYDFETAGTVYVGVYRPFVKMFCYFSNVFNNSVYQLPKIFHSPTEKNVVLITSGKGPVFDVFIVDTLFDYQMIFNGRGFPLWVRSGFEKNRDNLFDFNARKINISQKEMSSFKQLYGKELTEEDVFYYTFGILNSPDYVSKYFNELRKDIAHIPFVKGRDLFELFKEVGKAIADLLLNYETIDPYPVNIEIKSDPDDEKTYYVTEMKYDEENGTFQINENILISGIPKEAFNYKVNGKHPFRWVAEYYRYKIDPETMIEWDPNDWLRENNNPRYFVELIPRLVTVSLRVQELRNQLKGKLIIDSSCM